A genomic stretch from Microbacterium faecale includes:
- a CDS encoding substrate-binding domain-containing protein, with product MQSRRATRKRALISGIATAAAIGLLVGCTSDGTEDTGGSASDETTTENEASGDDAAAGGNVVIGWSGPEADHGWLGAINTGAIEAAEGFDDVELRQAEGTNDVTQQIAAIEQFVNEGVDAIVVLPSDGASLTQAALAAMEAGVPVINVDREFSNTDASRITILGDNYGMGVSAGEYICERVADIDDPIIGEIAGIDSLPLTQDRSEGFAHALEECGLEVGPRVAADFTVAGGQEATAQFLTANPHFDAIWNHDDDQGVGVMAAINESGRDEFFLVGGAGSQNMMDLIEAGDSVMEATVIYPSTQAADGIAMARLLAQGGTMSDLVTPSVPYRIVLDAPVVTAENVDEYYDLAFQS from the coding sequence ATGCAGTCACGACGCGCAACGCGTAAACGGGCGCTCATCTCAGGCATCGCCACGGCCGCCGCCATCGGCCTGCTCGTCGGATGCACGAGCGACGGAACCGAAGACACGGGCGGCTCGGCGTCAGACGAGACGACCACGGAGAACGAGGCGTCCGGCGACGACGCAGCCGCTGGCGGCAACGTCGTGATCGGCTGGTCGGGCCCCGAGGCCGACCACGGCTGGCTCGGCGCGATCAACACGGGCGCGATCGAGGCCGCGGAGGGCTTCGACGACGTCGAGCTCCGGCAGGCCGAGGGCACGAACGACGTCACGCAGCAGATCGCAGCGATCGAGCAGTTCGTCAACGAGGGCGTCGACGCCATCGTCGTGCTGCCGAGCGACGGCGCGTCGCTGACGCAGGCGGCGCTGGCGGCAATGGAGGCGGGAGTTCCCGTCATCAACGTCGACCGTGAATTCAGCAACACCGACGCCTCGCGGATCACGATCCTGGGCGACAACTACGGCATGGGCGTCAGCGCAGGCGAGTACATCTGCGAGCGCGTCGCCGACATCGACGACCCGATCATCGGCGAGATCGCCGGTATCGACTCGCTGCCGCTCACGCAGGACCGCTCCGAGGGCTTCGCCCACGCACTCGAGGAGTGCGGCCTCGAGGTCGGCCCGCGCGTCGCGGCCGACTTCACCGTCGCCGGTGGCCAGGAGGCCACGGCACAGTTCCTGACCGCTAACCCGCACTTCGACGCGATCTGGAACCACGATGACGACCAGGGCGTCGGTGTCATGGCGGCGATCAACGAGTCGGGCCGCGACGAGTTCTTCCTCGTCGGCGGCGCGGGAAGCCAGAACATGATGGACCTCATCGAGGCCGGCGACTCGGTCATGGAAGCCACGGTGATCTACCCGTCGACCCAGGCGGCCGACGGCATCGCGATGGCGCGCCTGCTCGCGCAGGGCGGCACGATGAGCGACCTCGTCACGCCGAGCGTGCCGTACCGCATCGTGCTCGACGCGCCGGTCGTGACGGCCGAGAACGTCGACGAGTACTACGACCTCGCGTTCCAGTCGTAA